In the genome of Nitrospira japonica, one region contains:
- a CDS encoding 4a-hydroxytetrahydrobiopterin dehydratase, producing MSLADNKCVPCRGGVPPVPNDRAQALLKELGRGWGINTQGHLERLYTFADFAQALTFVNKVGAVAEAEGHHPDLHLAWGKCTVEVWTHKINGLTESDFYLAAKADREFGLLKPSAN from the coding sequence ATGAGTCTTGCGGACAACAAGTGCGTGCCCTGCCGGGGCGGAGTGCCTCCGGTGCCGAACGATCGGGCGCAAGCGCTGCTCAAGGAGCTGGGCCGAGGCTGGGGAATCAATACGCAGGGCCACCTCGAACGGCTCTACACATTCGCGGATTTCGCTCAGGCGCTGACCTTCGTCAACAAGGTCGGGGCTGTCGCGGAAGCGGAGGGCCATCATCCGGATCTCCATTTGGCCTGGGGAAAATGCACGGTAGAAGTCTGGACGCATAAGATCAATGGGCTGACAGAGAGCGATTTTTATCTCGCGGCGAAGGCCGACCGTGAGTTCGGCTTGTTGAAGCCGTCAGCGAATTAG
- the lpxC gene encoding UDP-3-O-acyl-N-acetylglucosamine deacetylase encodes MRLQQTLANTITCTGVGLHSGQPVTMTMRPAPPDTGVVFVNRNGHAGDSLAATVRHLVPTELCTAISGNGFQVKTIEHVLAALAGLNVDNVFVEVDAGEAPVMDGSSASFVRLIRSAGLISQAKRQPYLKMTRPLEVVDGSRRIRIEPSSMPRITYSIQYNHPLIQTQTYTYEYSADAFESEIADARTFGFLEEVEALWARGLGRGGNLDNTVVLSKDGVLNESGLRFADEFVRHKVLDLIGDFALLGVPFIGHLVADRSGHALHTKLVKQILDHPDCWVLLNADHNIDHSLTVPEFLSPVSTSRPAAPVALQAAS; translated from the coding sequence GTGAGACTGCAACAGACATTAGCCAACACGATAACCTGTACAGGAGTCGGCCTTCACTCGGGCCAACCCGTTACCATGACCATGAGGCCGGCTCCTCCCGATACCGGCGTGGTCTTCGTCAATCGAAATGGCCATGCAGGAGACTCTCTCGCGGCGACCGTCAGGCACCTGGTTCCGACCGAACTCTGCACCGCGATCAGCGGCAACGGATTTCAAGTCAAGACGATCGAGCATGTCTTAGCGGCACTGGCTGGATTGAATGTCGATAACGTATTCGTCGAGGTCGATGCGGGTGAAGCGCCGGTCATGGACGGCAGTTCCGCGTCATTCGTGCGGTTGATTCGCTCGGCCGGCTTGATTTCCCAAGCCAAGCGCCAGCCATATCTGAAGATGACGAGACCGCTTGAAGTGGTGGATGGGTCGCGCCGGATCCGCATCGAGCCGTCATCGATGCCCAGGATCACCTATTCCATTCAATACAACCATCCTCTGATTCAGACACAGACCTACACTTACGAATACTCGGCGGATGCATTCGAATCCGAAATTGCCGATGCCCGGACGTTCGGGTTCTTGGAAGAAGTCGAGGCCTTATGGGCGCGCGGGCTTGGACGAGGCGGTAACCTGGACAACACGGTCGTGTTGTCGAAAGACGGAGTCTTGAATGAATCCGGACTTCGTTTCGCCGACGAATTCGTCCGGCACAAGGTCTTGGATCTGATCGGCGACTTCGCGCTTCTGGGAGTTCCGTTCATAGGTCATTTGGTCGCCGACCGATCGGGGCACGCCCTGCATACGAAACTCGTGAAGCAGATTTTGGATCATCCCGATTGTTGGGTGCTCCTTAATGCCGATCATAATATCGACCACAGCTTGACGGTTCCCGAATTCCTTTCTCCCGTTTCCACGTCGCGGCCAGCCGCTCCTGTGGCACTCCAAGCCGCCTCCTAA
- a CDS encoding zinc-binding dehydrogenase, with product MRANVFHSKGKFGVAETPMPKAGYGQAVIRVTLTTICGTDLHIVRGEYQIKPGLVLGHEPVGVIAELGAGIAGYDIGDRVLVGAITPCGQCRACLSGHQAQCGQSAAGYQAIGGWRFGNTLDGAQAEYLLVPHAQANLAKIPAELTDEQVVLLSDIASTGFSGAESGGVRLGDAVAVFAQGPIGLCATIGARLMGAALIIAVDTDPLRLRMAVRMGADIVLDPKQTDVVADIKQLSGGGVDVAIEALGLQETFENALRCLRPGGTLSSLGVYSGKLHVPYDAFAAGIGDYRIVTTLCPGGKERMTRLMELVRHRRIDLAPLLTHRFSLENIAEAYDLFGRRGEGVLKVAVKP from the coding sequence ATGCGGGCCAACGTCTTTCATTCCAAAGGGAAATTCGGCGTGGCAGAGACGCCCATGCCCAAGGCCGGATACGGACAGGCAGTCATCCGAGTGACGCTCACAACGATCTGCGGGACGGACCTGCACATCGTGAGAGGGGAATACCAAATCAAACCGGGCCTCGTTCTGGGCCATGAACCGGTTGGAGTGATTGCTGAATTGGGAGCGGGAATAGCCGGCTATGACATCGGCGACAGGGTGTTGGTCGGCGCCATTACGCCGTGCGGCCAATGCCGGGCCTGCCTCTCGGGACATCAGGCGCAATGCGGTCAGTCCGCCGCAGGCTATCAGGCAATCGGCGGCTGGCGCTTCGGAAATACACTTGATGGAGCGCAGGCCGAATACCTATTGGTTCCCCATGCACAGGCAAACCTCGCCAAGATTCCCGCCGAGTTGACGGATGAGCAGGTCGTGCTCCTTTCCGACATCGCCTCCACCGGATTCAGCGGAGCCGAGTCAGGGGGTGTGCGGTTGGGAGATGCCGTCGCCGTTTTCGCTCAAGGTCCCATCGGTCTGTGCGCGACCATCGGCGCCAGACTGATGGGGGCAGCGCTCATCATCGCGGTGGATACCGATCCACTGCGGTTGAGGATGGCCGTGCGGATGGGAGCGGACATCGTGTTGGACCCCAAACAGACCGACGTAGTCGCCGACATCAAACAATTGTCCGGCGGAGGTGTCGATGTCGCCATTGAGGCATTGGGACTGCAAGAAACGTTCGAAAACGCATTGCGCTGTCTCAGGCCAGGAGGGACGCTGTCCAGTCTCGGCGTGTATTCAGGCAAGCTCCATGTACCTTATGATGCTTTTGCCGCGGGGATCGGCGACTACCGAATCGTCACCACACTTTGTCCGGGAGGAAAAGAGCGGATGACCAGGCTCATGGAGTTGGTGCGGCACCGCCGAATTGATCTGGCTCCGTTACTCACCCATCGCTTTTCGCTGGAGAACATCGCTGAAGCCTACGACCTCTTCGGACGACGTGGGGAGGGCGTGCTGAAGGTAGCGGTGAAACCGTAA
- a CDS encoding RiPP maturation radical SAM C-methyltransferase: MSDKAEVALVNMPFSYSKYPSIQLGTLSALLKSQGIPVDCHHLNVRFAHKIGVALYELICEKRALFGEWIFSYLLFRDNPKRAEYPRVFKPVFEQLARESGHASGYFEDMAVRTAPQFLTQALTAIDWGQYRLVGFTSTFDQNVASLTMAKLIKDLYPSVTIVFGGANYDGEMGLEYFRAFPFIDHVVVGEGEESFPRLVRKVLGGQPSGYPNGIAYREGGDIRLSPNTSLFSDFAKTGPPDYDDYYRLLAELGEASQGLDRILLYEGSRGCWWGEKHHCTFCGLNAQSMKFRAKSSEQVAQEMAYLSHRYDTARFRLVDNIIDMKYIENLFGKFAAFHCDLDVFIETKSNLHKSQIRTLAVGGVKCMQPGLESLSLNQLKAMDKGVTPMQNIVCLKWSFYYRVAVSWNILLGFPGETNEDYRRQLEVIPSLLHLQPPESTGKLWLERFSPYFMKPQEYGVRITGPGTAYEYVYDARLVDLRKIAYDFEYELDDWTVDPHVYQELVSAIDGWRRVHASNDRPFLYYSKALNYVTVYDGRTPGSPVRRRYDGLAGQVIEICNEAAKSIEQIRSALARDPGSTEDEPLDPVLAELTARRILYEERGKYFTLAIPEHPYL, from the coding sequence ATGAGCGATAAGGCGGAGGTGGCCCTTGTCAACATGCCGTTCAGCTACTCGAAGTACCCCTCGATTCAGCTCGGCACGCTCTCGGCTCTTTTGAAATCCCAGGGCATTCCCGTCGATTGCCACCACCTCAACGTGCGCTTCGCACACAAGATCGGGGTGGCGCTCTATGAACTGATCTGCGAGAAGCGTGCGCTCTTCGGGGAGTGGATCTTTTCGTACCTCCTGTTTCGCGACAATCCCAAGCGAGCAGAATATCCGAGGGTGTTCAAACCGGTGTTCGAGCAACTCGCCCGGGAGAGCGGGCATGCGAGCGGGTATTTCGAGGATATGGCCGTCCGCACGGCCCCGCAGTTTCTGACCCAGGCGCTCACCGCGATCGATTGGGGGCAATACCGTCTCGTCGGCTTCACGTCGACCTTCGATCAGAACGTGGCCAGCCTGACCATGGCAAAGCTGATCAAGGACCTCTACCCGTCGGTCACGATCGTTTTCGGCGGCGCGAACTATGACGGTGAAATGGGCCTTGAATATTTCCGGGCATTTCCGTTCATCGATCATGTGGTCGTCGGCGAAGGAGAGGAGAGTTTCCCGCGCCTGGTCCGCAAGGTGCTGGGCGGGCAGCCATCGGGGTATCCCAATGGCATCGCGTATCGTGAGGGAGGCGACATCCGTCTGTCCCCCAATACGTCGCTCTTTTCGGATTTCGCCAAGACGGGCCCCCCTGATTATGACGATTACTACCGTCTCCTGGCCGAATTGGGTGAAGCTTCACAGGGATTGGATCGCATCCTCCTCTACGAAGGCTCACGGGGTTGCTGGTGGGGTGAGAAGCACCACTGCACGTTCTGCGGTCTGAACGCACAGAGCATGAAATTCCGCGCCAAGTCGTCGGAGCAGGTGGCGCAGGAAATGGCCTACCTGTCGCATCGCTACGACACCGCGAGGTTCAGGCTGGTCGACAATATCATCGACATGAAATATATCGAGAACCTCTTCGGAAAATTCGCGGCGTTCCACTGTGATCTGGATGTCTTCATCGAGACCAAGAGCAATCTTCACAAGAGCCAAATCCGCACGCTGGCGGTAGGCGGGGTCAAGTGCATGCAGCCCGGACTGGAATCCTTGAGCCTCAATCAGTTGAAGGCCATGGACAAGGGCGTGACCCCGATGCAGAACATCGTATGCCTGAAATGGAGTTTTTATTATCGAGTGGCCGTGTCTTGGAACATTCTCCTGGGATTCCCCGGCGAGACGAACGAAGACTATCGCCGTCAACTCGAGGTGATTCCGTCGCTCCTGCATCTCCAGCCGCCTGAATCGACCGGAAAGCTCTGGCTGGAGCGATTCAGTCCGTATTTCATGAAACCGCAGGAGTATGGCGTGCGGATCACAGGGCCTGGGACCGCCTACGAATATGTCTACGACGCGCGTCTGGTCGACCTCAGGAAGATCGCGTACGATTTCGAATATGAATTGGACGACTGGACGGTCGATCCGCACGTCTATCAGGAACTGGTGTCGGCGATCGACGGCTGGCGACGCGTACATGCTTCGAACGACCGGCCGTTCTTGTACTATTCCAAGGCGTTGAATTACGTGACGGTGTACGATGGCCGAACTCCCGGTTCCCCCGTCCGTCGGCGATACGACGGCCTGGCGGGACAGGTGATCGAAATCTGCAATGAAGCAGCCAAAAGCATCGAACAGATTCGGTCGGCTCTCGCCCGCGATCCCGGGAGCACAGAGGATGAACCTTTGGATCCGGTGCTGGCGGAGCTGACCGCCCGGCGCATCCTCTACGAAGAGCGTGGAAAGTACTTCACATTGGCCATCCCCGAACATCCATACCTCTAG
- a CDS encoding phosphotransferase family protein, protein MMMPRLKTHNLVSYLRNCFGPKTILLSYGPIGQESVQGKDKRYGYGSPVRIRFRTGETVRSAVISTLTPGPFGHEHMADRAQAILWDYESYGRLPRHVKALDVGAFTAGQELFSVSRAREFFVLNEWVEGTGYQTDLERLAKGYGLRPLDRQRMLALARYLARIHTQKRRDPDLYRRRLRELIGHGECIMGLTDSYPKRLGFITEELLREIEDSCNRWRWRLRGKTHRLSQVHGDFHPYNVLFRTRTDFSVLDRSRGEWGEPADDVTAMTMNYLLSSLIRYGRLQGPFEILFRGFWDAYLKTSGDQDVMSVAAPFFAFRGLVVASPVWYPNLTIAVRRSIFHFITNVLGATRFEPDRVNEYCR, encoded by the coding sequence ATGATGATGCCACGACTCAAGACGCATAACCTTGTCAGTTACCTTCGAAATTGCTTTGGACCGAAGACCATTCTCCTGTCCTATGGGCCAATCGGCCAGGAAAGCGTTCAGGGGAAGGACAAACGGTACGGCTATGGATCCCCGGTGAGGATCAGATTTCGGACTGGGGAAACGGTCAGATCCGCCGTGATCTCGACCCTGACCCCCGGTCCCTTCGGCCATGAGCACATGGCGGATCGCGCCCAAGCCATCCTATGGGATTACGAGTCATACGGCCGGTTGCCGCGTCATGTGAAGGCGCTCGATGTAGGCGCCTTCACGGCGGGCCAGGAACTGTTTTCGGTTTCACGGGCACGCGAATTTTTCGTGTTGAACGAATGGGTGGAAGGAACCGGCTATCAGACGGATCTCGAGCGCCTTGCGAAGGGGTACGGATTGCGCCCGCTGGACCGGCAACGGATGTTGGCGTTGGCCCGCTATTTGGCACGAATCCACACACAGAAACGCCGAGACCCTGATCTCTACAGACGCCGGCTACGAGAGCTCATCGGCCACGGCGAATGCATCATGGGACTGACCGACAGCTATCCCAAACGTCTGGGGTTCATTACGGAAGAGTTGCTCCGCGAGATCGAGGACTCCTGCAATCGCTGGCGATGGCGACTCCGCGGCAAGACGCATCGGCTCTCACAAGTGCACGGAGATTTCCACCCTTATAACGTGTTGTTCCGAACCAGAACTGACTTCTCGGTGCTGGATCGGTCTCGCGGTGAATGGGGTGAGCCGGCCGACGACGTGACCGCAATGACGATGAACTACCTGCTGAGCTCATTGATTCGGTATGGGAGACTCCAAGGACCGTTCGAAATCCTGTTCCGAGGGTTTTGGGACGCCTACCTCAAGACTAGCGGCGATCAAGATGTCATGAGCGTTGCCGCGCCGTTTTTCGCCTTTCGCGGCCTCGTCGTGGCCAGTCCGGTCTGGTATCCAAATCTGACGATTGCGGTCCGCCGGAGCATCTTTCATTTCATTACTAACGTTCTCGGAGCGACGCGATTTGAGCCCGACCGGGTCAATGAGTATTGCCGATGA
- a CDS encoding universal stress protein, with product MNIVVAMDGSKFGRQALNWAAALPLKDRPRVTALHVLDIDALRAPFVAQSMVAGNQRFIQQEVRRMERRAAETLAEARRQMRTLRLNGKAKELRGGVAPTILKEAPGTHGMIVVGSQGLDALDRLMLGSVSTNVLHHASRPVLIVKAGVRTVRRIVLAADGSTSSRHAMKWLLTKLRPTVSSSGDATRTPIHVTVVHVMPFLRYPELKEAGSRLAEECRRKLLDAGFGADSVCRLGRPADEIVKVAVDRRADLIIMGAQGLGAIARLVLGSVSTRVAQRSSISVLVTR from the coding sequence ATGAATATCGTGGTGGCGATGGATGGATCAAAGTTCGGTCGCCAGGCGTTGAATTGGGCGGCGGCGTTGCCGCTGAAGGATCGGCCGCGGGTGACAGCCCTGCACGTGCTGGATATCGATGCCCTGCGCGCTCCGTTCGTCGCACAGTCCATGGTGGCCGGGAACCAGCGATTCATCCAACAGGAAGTGAGGCGAATGGAGCGGCGGGCGGCGGAAACCCTTGCCGAAGCGCGTCGGCAGATGCGCACCCTCCGCCTCAACGGGAAGGCGAAGGAACTGCGCGGAGGCGTCGCGCCGACGATCTTGAAGGAGGCCCCGGGCACACACGGCATGATCGTCGTCGGCAGCCAAGGACTCGATGCACTCGACCGTCTGATGCTCGGCAGCGTCTCAACCAACGTGCTGCATCATGCGTCCCGCCCGGTCTTGATCGTCAAGGCCGGTGTCAGGACGGTCCGCCGGATCGTCTTGGCGGCCGACGGATCAACGTCGTCACGGCATGCGATGAAATGGCTCCTGACGAAACTCCGCCCGACCGTCTCCTCCTCCGGAGATGCCACCCGGACACCGATCCACGTGACGGTCGTGCATGTGATGCCCTTCCTCAGGTACCCGGAATTGAAAGAGGCGGGGAGTCGTCTCGCTGAAGAGTGTCGGCGCAAACTGCTCGATGCAGGCTTCGGCGCCGACTCCGTCTGTCGGCTGGGTAGGCCGGCGGATGAGATCGTGAAGGTAGCCGTGGACCGCCGGGCTGACTTGATCATCATGGGAGCACAAGGCCTGGGGGCGATCGCCAGGTTGGTGCTGGGTAGCGTCTCGACCCGGGTCGCGCAACGATCTTCCATTTCTGTATTGGTAACGAGATGA
- a CDS encoding inositol monophosphatase family protein, whose amino-acid sequence MTEAVEAAKQAGALLLSYAKTGFRIEHKNAIDLVTDADRAAERCILEHIRSRFPSHRILSEEQGPVVQIPSRYQWIVDPLDGTTNFAHGFPFYSVSIGVERDGTGLIGVVFDPTRNELFTAQAGAGARLNGTPLAVSRVDHLDRALLVTGFSYDIRETANNNLDHFARFALKAQGLRRTGSAALDLCYVAAGRFDGFWEVRLSPWDMAAGIVILSEAGGIVTNFAGGTHSIYGKELVASNRLIHPAMLGLLRQNTRPTS is encoded by the coding sequence ATGACGGAGGCAGTCGAAGCGGCCAAGCAGGCGGGAGCCTTGCTTTTGAGCTATGCGAAGACCGGTTTCCGCATCGAGCACAAGAATGCGATTGACCTCGTGACCGACGCCGACCGGGCGGCGGAGCGATGCATTCTCGAACACATCCGCAGCCGGTTTCCGTCCCATCGGATTCTTTCGGAAGAGCAGGGGCCGGTCGTCCAAATACCGTCCCGCTATCAATGGATCGTCGATCCGCTGGACGGGACGACCAATTTCGCCCACGGGTTTCCCTTCTACAGCGTCTCGATCGGCGTAGAGCGCGATGGAACCGGCCTCATCGGCGTCGTCTTCGATCCGACCAGAAACGAATTGTTTACGGCTCAAGCCGGCGCCGGGGCGCGTCTCAACGGAACCCCTCTTGCCGTCTCGCGCGTCGATCATCTGGATCGTGCGCTCCTGGTCACCGGATTCTCGTATGACATTCGGGAAACCGCCAATAACAATCTTGACCACTTTGCCCGCTTCGCCCTCAAGGCACAGGGGCTTCGCCGAACGGGAAGCGCAGCCCTTGACCTCTGTTACGTGGCGGCCGGACGATTCGATGGATTCTGGGAAGTGCGATTGAGCCCCTGGGACATGGCCGCGGGAATCGTCATTCTTTCCGAAGCGGGAGGCATTGTCACGAATTTCGCGGGCGGCACCCATTCGATCTACGGAAAAGAATTGGTGGCCAGCAACCGGTTGATCCACCCGGCGATGCTGGGACTGCTCCGACAAAACACCCGACCCACTTCCTGA
- a CDS encoding FmdB family zinc ribbon protein — MYDYKCLDCGKESLVVLTLKEHEHEKVVCPSCRSTNMKQLYTSFIAHTTKKS; from the coding sequence ATGTATGACTATAAATGCCTCGACTGTGGAAAGGAATCTCTGGTGGTCCTCACCTTGAAGGAACACGAGCACGAGAAGGTGGTTTGCCCATCGTGCAGGAGCACGAACATGAAACAGTTATACACGTCGTTTATCGCCCACACGACAAAGAAGAGTTGA
- a CDS encoding cold-shock protein: MYFHRNALQGLSFQDLDDGSEVLFNVEKGRKGPQATAVHPMPAMPR, from the coding sequence GTGTATTTCCATCGAAATGCGCTGCAAGGGCTGTCGTTTCAGGACTTGGATGACGGAAGCGAAGTGCTCTTCAACGTGGAGAAAGGCCGGAAGGGTCCACAGGCAACCGCCGTGCATCCCATGCCTGCAATGCCCCGATAA
- a CDS encoding universal stress protein, which yields MKLDHVLLATDFSSPAQRAEEYACFFAARKHARLTVISVLEFAAGMDPAYPVNHQYLTERMQEASVLLTEAKQRIANRGISASTRIETGPPSEAIVAAALTEAVDFIVLGTSGRSGLAHVLLGSTAERVISRAPCPVLAVRSTGGTEMALKRILVPIDFFDCSLDAAEYAAQMANESGSAIRLLHVMEPVSYGLDFTLGDATDLARVRERRLRQLEELATALVAAGISTTSVIRGGIPRNAILEESRQWSSDLIVMGTHGRRGISHLLNGSVAEAVLRQADCPILAIRSPKFHPDHRRLIPVSVRQSLSR from the coding sequence ATGAAATTGGATCACGTGCTCCTGGCAACAGATTTTTCGTCCCCCGCGCAACGCGCGGAAGAGTACGCTTGTTTCTTCGCAGCCCGCAAGCACGCCCGTCTCACCGTCATCAGCGTGCTGGAATTTGCAGCTGGAATGGATCCGGCCTATCCCGTTAACCATCAGTACCTCACCGAACGCATGCAGGAGGCCTCGGTCCTCTTGACCGAGGCCAAGCAACGAATCGCCAACCGAGGCATCTCGGCCTCGACCAGAATCGAAACGGGACCGCCAAGTGAAGCGATCGTAGCCGCGGCGCTGACGGAAGCCGTAGACTTCATCGTGCTCGGAACCAGCGGGCGAAGCGGCTTGGCGCACGTGCTGTTGGGTAGCACAGCGGAACGTGTCATCTCCCGGGCACCATGTCCCGTACTGGCGGTACGATCGACCGGCGGAACTGAGATGGCACTCAAGCGTATTCTCGTCCCGATCGATTTTTTTGACTGTTCGCTGGACGCAGCGGAGTACGCGGCGCAGATGGCAAACGAGTCGGGATCCGCTATCAGACTCCTGCACGTCATGGAGCCGGTGTCCTACGGACTCGATTTTACACTCGGCGATGCGACAGATCTGGCTCGGGTGCGGGAACGCAGGCTTCGGCAACTTGAGGAACTGGCCACAGCGCTTGTTGCCGCGGGAATCTCGACAACAAGCGTGATTCGAGGGGGGATCCCTCGTAACGCTATCCTAGAGGAATCGCGTCAATGGTCGAGCGACCTGATCGTCATGGGAACGCACGGGCGACGCGGGATCTCTCACCTCTTGAACGGAAGCGTGGCCGAAGCGGTCCTGCGCCAGGCCGATTGTCCGATTTTGGCAATCCGTAGCCCGAAGTTCCATCCCGACCATCGCCGATTGATTCCTGTTTCGGTTCGGCAGAGTTTAAGCCGATAA
- a CDS encoding cupredoxin domain-containing protein, whose translation MITARSWMIVAALSGFCWLATGVPVGSQAEQTVEVTIRDFTFLVSKEAPLRLGLPTVIYVRNEDSERHDFGSSMFEGLPTRVEKDGIIVYGRGVEGVMLDPKRDATIRFNMERPGRYTFRCSIHPNMKGELLLLSAEAV comes from the coding sequence ATGATCACTGCACGCAGTTGGATGATAGTCGCCGCATTGTCGGGGTTCTGCTGGCTGGCCACAGGCGTGCCAGTCGGATCTCAGGCTGAACAGACCGTTGAGGTGACGATCCGAGACTTTACGTTTCTCGTAAGCAAGGAAGCGCCCCTTCGCCTAGGTCTTCCGACCGTCATTTATGTCCGCAATGAAGATAGCGAGCGGCACGATTTCGGATCTTCCATGTTCGAGGGCTTGCCCACGAGGGTCGAGAAGGACGGCATCATTGTCTACGGACGGGGAGTTGAAGGCGTGATGCTCGATCCCAAACGGGATGCGACCATTCGCTTTAATATGGAACGACCGGGACGCTATACGTTTCGTTGTTCGATTCATCCGAACATGAAAGGCGAGTTGCTTCTCTTGAGCGCAGAGGCCGTCTGA
- a CDS encoding c-type cytochrome — protein sequence MAQDYPPDVTRGKEVYGRHCQRCHGPSGWGDGPEAASLRMKPADFHRFGSYLKSDEDLLRTVEHGIVFSPMHAWRGQLTDGEMQDVVAYIRVLSQQAR from the coding sequence GTGGCTCAGGACTATCCTCCCGACGTCACGCGAGGAAAGGAGGTATACGGGCGACATTGCCAGAGGTGTCATGGACCTAGTGGATGGGGAGACGGGCCTGAGGCCGCCTCGCTGAGGATGAAGCCGGCCGATTTTCACCGTTTCGGCTCCTACCTCAAGTCGGACGAAGATCTACTCAGAACGGTCGAACACGGCATTGTGTTCAGTCCGATGCACGCGTGGCGCGGGCAACTCACTGATGGTGAAATGCAGGACGTGGTCGCCTATATTCGCGTGCTGTCTCAGCAGGCACGATGA
- a CDS encoding adenylyl-sulfate kinase, whose protein sequence is MSIADDGVRGYIDEKLTARRRLNPDPTSPTTHRVLPFAIWLTGLPASGKSTIVSLLRPELEALDLTVEVLESDEVRHILTPAPTYSETERDLFYRALAFLGARLVAHGITVVFDATATRRMYRNLARTLIPRLIEVSVECPLEVCMQRDYKGTYHRGQHGDTSTVPGLQVPYEPPTDPELRIDTTTVTPAEAARRIIALVRTRLFTQEEN, encoded by the coding sequence ATGAGTATTGCCGATGACGGTGTTCGAGGGTACATCGACGAGAAACTCACGGCGAGGCGACGGTTGAATCCTGATCCCACTTCACCAACAACGCATCGTGTCCTCCCTTTCGCCATCTGGCTCACCGGACTTCCGGCGTCGGGGAAAAGCACGATCGTCTCTCTGTTGCGGCCAGAGCTCGAAGCGTTGGACTTGACGGTGGAGGTGCTTGAATCAGACGAAGTACGTCACATCCTCACGCCCGCCCCAACCTATTCGGAGACGGAGCGAGATCTGTTCTACCGTGCCTTGGCTTTCCTCGGCGCGCGTCTCGTCGCGCACGGTATCACCGTGGTGTTCGATGCCACAGCCACGAGGCGGATGTATCGGAATCTGGCTCGAACACTCATTCCTCGTCTCATAGAAGTGTCCGTGGAGTGCCCGCTGGAAGTGTGCATGCAGCGGGATTACAAGGGCACCTACCATCGCGGCCAGCATGGGGATACATCGACCGTGCCCGGCTTACAGGTACCCTATGAACCGCCAACCGATCCTGAGTTGCGAATCGACACCACCACCGTCACTCCGGCGGAAGCCGCCCGACGGATCATCGCCCTGGTTCGGACGAGATTGTTCACCCAGGAGGAAAACTGA